The following are encoded together in the Roseivirga misakiensis genome:
- a CDS encoding Lrp/AsnC family transcriptional regulator — protein MNLKLDKIDRKILDILQSNAKITNAQLSKEIGLSPAPTLERVKKLENSGIIKSYHAKLDTDKIGMGVSTFVYATLKGHNKQNIEIFIDEISKIDEVIECHHVTGSGDFVLKVIAQDISSYQKLMLEKVSDINVVDNLQSMVILSTFKDSKVLPIPE, from the coding sequence TTGAATTTAAAATTGGATAAAATCGATCGTAAGATTTTGGATATTCTTCAATCTAATGCCAAAATCACAAATGCTCAATTGTCAAAAGAGATAGGTCTATCTCCTGCACCTACTTTAGAGCGTGTTAAAAAGCTAGAAAACTCCGGTATTATTAAAAGCTATCATGCCAAGTTAGATACCGACAAGATCGGCATGGGGGTCAGTACTTTTGTGTACGCTACACTCAAAGGCCACAACAAGCAAAACATCGAGATTTTTATAGACGAAATCAGTAAAATCGACGAGGTCATCGAATGTCATCACGTCACAGGTTCTGGCGATTTCGTTTTAAAAGTCATAGCGCAAGACATCTCTTCTTATCAGAAACTGATGCTTGAAAAAGTAAGTGACATTAACGTGGTGGACAACTTACAATCAATGGTTATCCTTTCTACCTTTAAGGACAGTAAAGTGCTGCCAATACCGGAATAG
- a CDS encoding phosphoribosyltransferase family protein, producing MQQEKKRILEHSQILQIIRRMAYEIYEQNHNTQELFLAGIDSNGEKISVLLKEEIEKISDIRVSLIRIDIDKSAKSQPQVSFSAQPEVTDFTLIVVDDVLNSGGTMIYALDPFLKMNVSKIQTAVLVNRSHKRFPIAVDYKGFELGTTIQEHIDVQLNDEYSAFLY from the coding sequence ATGCAACAAGAGAAAAAGCGAATCCTTGAACATTCCCAGATTTTGCAAATCATCCGGAGAATGGCTTATGAGATTTATGAGCAAAACCATAATACTCAGGAGCTTTTTCTAGCGGGAATAGATAGCAATGGAGAGAAAATTTCAGTTTTACTCAAAGAGGAAATTGAAAAGATTTCGGATATTCGTGTTTCCCTCATACGAATAGACATAGATAAGTCTGCCAAAAGCCAACCTCAAGTTAGTTTTTCTGCCCAGCCTGAAGTGACCGATTTCACTTTAATTGTTGTTGATGATGTTCTGAATTCAGGAGGAACAATGATTTATGCATTGGATCCTTTCTTGAAAATGAATGTGTCCAAAATCCAAACCGCTGTCCTGGTAAACAGAAGTCATAAAAGATTTCCGATTGCTGTGGATTATAAAGGGTTTGAGTTAGGAACCACCATTCAGGAACACATTGATGTACAATTGAATGATGAATATTCGGCCTTTTTGTACTAA
- a CDS encoding mechanosensitive ion channel family protein: METLEGLWDKYSETVINTGLNIVVSILILIVGLWVIKWIVNKLVSVLRKRGIDETLIPTLRGFTKGMLTIMLLIFVVGRMGADTSAFVAVLGALGLAVGFALQGSLANFAGGILILVLKPFKNGDVINVNGETGSVQAISIVTTTLKTPDNRVIYMANGAVAGATITNITQEPTRRWDFVCGIGYDDDFDKAKEIIQGLIAADDRFHKDPAPFVRVGNLGDSSVDITIRAWVDTSEYWNVHFDMIENIKKEMDKAGISIPYPQRDIHVYNEK; the protein is encoded by the coding sequence ATGGAAACTTTAGAAGGGTTATGGGATAAGTATTCCGAAACCGTGATTAACACAGGCTTGAATATCGTAGTCTCAATTTTGATTTTAATTGTAGGACTCTGGGTAATCAAGTGGATTGTAAACAAACTCGTTAGTGTTTTAAGAAAAAGAGGCATTGACGAAACCTTAATACCAACCTTAAGAGGTTTTACCAAAGGCATGCTGACCATCATGCTCTTAATCTTTGTCGTTGGCAGAATGGGCGCAGATACCAGTGCTTTTGTAGCAGTTCTGGGAGCCTTGGGTCTTGCTGTTGGGTTTGCACTACAAGGCAGTTTGGCCAACTTTGCAGGTGGTATCTTAATTCTGGTATTAAAACCGTTCAAAAACGGTGATGTCATCAACGTCAATGGAGAAACAGGATCAGTACAGGCCATTTCGATCGTTACTACGACTTTAAAAACACCCGATAATAGAGTAATCTACATGGCCAATGGAGCTGTTGCAGGTGCAACCATCACTAACATTACACAAGAACCTACCAGACGATGGGACTTTGTATGTGGTATCGGCTATGACGATGACTTTGATAAAGCGAAAGAGATCATTCAAGGCTTAATTGCTGCAGACGATAGATTTCACAAAGACCCTGCTCCTTTTGTAAGAGTAGGCAATCTAGGAGATAGTAGTGTTGATATCACCATTAGAGCATGGGTTGATACTTCAGAATACTGGAATGTGCACTTCGATATGATTGAAAACATCAAGAAGGAAATGGACAAAGCTGGAATTTCTATTCCTTATCCACAGAGAGATATTCACGTTTACAACGAGAAATAG
- the panB gene encoding 3-methyl-2-oxobutanoate hydroxymethyltransferase, producing the protein MSIHKSDIKKVTTHQLQTMKDRGEKISMLTAYDYSMAQLIDGAGVDIILVGDSASNVMAGHETTLPITLDQMIYHASSVIRAVSRAFVVVDIPFGSYQGNSSEALRSAIRIMKESGAHSVKMEGGAEIKESVIRVLSAGVPVMGHLGLTPQSIYKFGTYAVRAKEKEEADKLIADAKLLEECGCYAIVLEKIPADLAKRVSEEVNIPTIGIGAGPHTDGQVLVMHDMLGITKEFKPRFLRQYADVGSMITEAVGNYVKDVKSKDFPNEKESY; encoded by the coding sequence ATGTCTATTCACAAGTCTGATATCAAGAAAGTAACAACACACCAACTACAAACAATGAAGGATCGTGGAGAGAAAATCTCCATGCTTACCGCCTATGATTACTCCATGGCGCAATTAATAGATGGTGCTGGAGTAGATATTATTTTAGTTGGTGATTCTGCCTCTAATGTAATGGCAGGTCATGAAACGACACTTCCGATTACACTAGATCAAATGATCTATCACGCGAGTTCAGTTATTCGAGCTGTATCTCGAGCTTTTGTAGTTGTAGATATACCTTTTGGCTCTTATCAAGGAAATTCGTCGGAAGCTCTGAGATCGGCTATACGAATTATGAAAGAGTCTGGAGCCCATTCTGTAAAAATGGAAGGCGGCGCAGAAATCAAAGAATCGGTAATTCGAGTACTCAGTGCTGGCGTACCTGTTATGGGGCATTTAGGGCTTACACCTCAGTCGATTTATAAATTTGGTACTTATGCAGTAAGGGCAAAAGAGAAAGAGGAGGCTGACAAACTCATCGCCGACGCTAAACTTCTCGAGGAATGTGGCTGCTATGCGATAGTACTAGAAAAAATACCTGCAGATTTAGCCAAACGAGTTTCGGAAGAGGTAAATATTCCTACAATTGGCATTGGAGCTGGACCACATACAGATGGCCAAGTACTTGTGATGCACGATATGCTTGGCATTACTAAAGAATTCAAACCAAGGTTTTTAAGACAATACGCCGATGTTGGCAGTATGATTACCGAAGCCGTAGGCAACTACGTAAAAGACGTGAAGTCAAAAGACTTTCCTAACGAAAAAGAGAGCTACTAA
- the icd gene encoding NADP-dependent isocitrate dehydrogenase: protein MSEQKITINNGVLNVPDNPTIPFIEGDGIGVDIWPAAQHVFDNAVEKAYGDKKSINWKEVLAGEKAFNATGEWMPSETLDAFRSYLVGIKGPLTTPVGGGIRSLNVALRQELDLYACVRPVRWFKGTPSPVKQPGLCDMVIFRENTEDIYAGIEFEEGTEDCEKFGKLLAENFPDRYAKVRFPGSAGYGIKPVSEEGTHRLVKSAIDYAFDQKRDSVTLVHKGNIMKFTEGAFKAWGYELSKNEYGAKDYEGGPWQIIEKDGHQVIIKDVIADAFLQQILLRPAEYSVIATLNLNGDYVSDALAAIVGGIGIAPGANINYITGNAIFEATHGTAPKYAGQDKVNPGSVILSGAMMLEYMGWQEAANLIYQGLEAAIASKRVTYDFERLMEGATLLKCSEFGEEIVKNM from the coding sequence ATGAGCGAACAAAAAATAACCATCAACAACGGTGTACTGAACGTACCCGATAATCCAACCATTCCTTTCATTGAAGGTGACGGAATTGGTGTGGACATTTGGCCAGCTGCACAACACGTATTCGACAACGCTGTCGAAAAAGCTTACGGAGACAAAAAATCAATTAATTGGAAAGAAGTACTAGCTGGAGAAAAAGCATTTAATGCTACAGGCGAGTGGATGCCCTCGGAAACTCTCGATGCATTTAGATCATACTTAGTGGGTATCAAAGGCCCTCTAACCACACCAGTTGGTGGCGGCATTAGGTCATTGAACGTGGCATTACGCCAAGAACTTGACTTATATGCTTGTGTTAGACCTGTAAGATGGTTCAAAGGCACACCTTCTCCAGTAAAACAACCTGGTCTTTGTGACATGGTTATTTTCAGAGAAAATACAGAAGATATTTATGCTGGAATCGAGTTTGAAGAAGGCACAGAAGATTGCGAAAAGTTTGGTAAGCTTCTGGCCGAAAACTTCCCTGACAGATATGCCAAAGTCAGATTTCCTGGAAGTGCTGGTTACGGAATCAAACCTGTTTCTGAAGAAGGAACACATCGCTTGGTGAAGAGCGCCATCGATTACGCATTCGACCAAAAAAGAGATTCAGTAACCCTTGTTCACAAGGGCAACATTATGAAATTCACAGAAGGCGCCTTTAAAGCATGGGGTTATGAGCTTTCTAAGAACGAATATGGTGCTAAAGATTATGAAGGTGGACCTTGGCAAATCATTGAGAAAGATGGTCACCAAGTGATTATTAAGGACGTAATAGCAGATGCATTCTTGCAACAGATATTACTAAGGCCAGCGGAATATTCTGTAATAGCAACGCTAAACCTAAATGGAGACTACGTATCTGATGCCCTAGCAGCCATAGTAGGAGGAATTGGTATTGCGCCAGGGGCGAATATTAATTACATCACAGGTAATGCCATTTTTGAAGCTACTCACGGTACTGCACCAAAATACGCAGGACAGGATAAAGTAAACCCGGGCTCGGTAATTTTATCGGGTGCGATGATGCTAGAATATATGGGTTGGCAAGAAGCGGCAAATCTAATTTATCAAGGATTGGAAGCAGCAATAGCCTCTAAACGCGTCACCTACGACTTCGAAAGACTCATGGAAGGAGCAACTCTACTCAAGTGCTCAGAGTTTGGAGAAGAAATTGTGAAAAATATGTAA